Genomic window (Buchnera aphidicola (Kaburagia rhusicola ensigallis)):
TTTACTTCTAATAATCTATATTTTAACCTACTCTTTTCAAAAATATCCATAGAAAATATACTAGCTTGTATATAACAAGTTTTTTTCTTATGATTTAAAACTAATAACGTTTCAGCTAAATAAAAACAAAAATCGGGACAAGATTGAGTTGTTTTTAATTTTGGTAATGACTCAAAATGAGATACTAAATCGTATGCAAATAAACCTCCAAAAAACATAGATTTAGAATCCATATTATTATTTGCAACACTTTTTATTAAAAACCGTATTGAATCTAATACAGATAATACATGTAATTTTTGATCTTCATCTATATTTTTTGGAATCTCAGGAAATTGCACTCTTAAACATTTTCTATAAGATAATATTTTTACTTCTTTTGGTAATAAAGATTTAAAAATAGGTAATAAATCCTCTCCATTTTTCGTTAATGCTTCTAATTTTACTATTTGGTTTAATGCTGAAATTCGTAAAGCAGAATCTATAATCATCATACTTTCTAAATTACGCCTTTTATTAATTTCAGCTGATTCTAAAAGTAATGTATTATTTTTTCCACGACAAATATGATGGAAAATAGCTGTTGGATTCGATTGGTACTGCGCTTCAACTTTCAAAACATCCATTTTATTAAGATGTTTATTTATTTTTTTATGTTGTTTCATATTATTTTACATCTATATTCAGTGTAAATATTTGCAAAACATTATGTTGCATTTCTATTACACTAATATAGTTATCTTATGATTATACAAAAAATTATAACACATGATCTATGACAACAATAAATTAGACTTATTTAAATATTTTAATGTTAAAATTGTTCAATATGATATTACATGATGTTATCAATTATTTTTACATATAATTTTATATATAACATTTAAAAACACCAAAATACTAAAAAATTTAATGTTGCGATATGTTTGATTAAATAAAATATATTTATAAATTTTAAACATAGAGAATAATAGTAATTATAAAATATGTTATCCTATTAATAAAATTAAAAAAAGAAATATTTTACTAGATACAAATATTTTTAAAATTATTACTTTTATTTTTTACATTGAATTACCAAACTTTCACTTATAATGATAAATATAATTTAAATCTATATTCAAAAAAATATAGTTTTATTGAGTCAATTAATTTTATATCTAATATATAAAATTAATTACCATTTGCGAATGATACGACACTTTATAAATCTATGTATAATAATATTAAATAGGGGCATATAATATGGACGATTGGACTACAGCTAAAATAATAAAAATTAAAAAATGGAACAATACTTTATTCAGTTTAGTTTTAAATGCATCTATTCATCCCTTTATTCCAGGACAATTCACTAGACTATTGTACATTCAAAAAAATGGAAAAAAAATTCAAAGAGCATATTCATATGTCAATGCGCCTGAAGATATTAATTTAGAATTCTATATAACACTGATACCACAAGGTCAATTAACTCCCAAGTTGCATTGCTTATCATACATGGATAAAATAATGATTAGAAAAACAGCACTAGGATTTTTTATTTTAAACGAAATCCCATGCTGTAAAAACCTATGGATGTTTGCTACTGGAACAGGAGTTGGTCCTTATCTTTCTATTTTAAAAAATAAAAAAAATACTAGCAAATTTAAAAATATTATACTCGTACATGCAGTACGATATTACAATGATTTAATATATTTACCTTTAATTAGCAAATTAAAAAAAAAATATGATGGAAAATTACATATACAAATAATTATAAGCCGAGAAATAACCAGTTTTTCGTTACATGGAAGAATTCCAAAATTACTAGAAAACAACATGCTAGAAAATAAACTAGGATTTAAAATTAACAAAAACACATGTCATGTGATGTTATGTGGAAATCCCAACATGGTAAAAGATACAAAAAAAT
Coding sequences:
- a CDS encoding ferredoxin--NADP(+) reductase, with translation MDDWTTAKIIKIKKWNNTLFSLVLNASIHPFIPGQFTRLLYIQKNGKKIQRAYSYVNAPEDINLEFYITLIPQGQLTPKLHCLSYMDKIMIRKTALGFFILNEIPCCKNLWMFATGTGVGPYLSILKNKKNTSKFKNIILVHAVRYYNDLIYLPLISKLKKKYDGKLHIQIIISREITSFSLHGRIPKLLENNMLENKLGFKINKNTCHVMLCGNPNMVKDTKKFLIENREMKKHLRKSPGQITSENYW